A window of the Zootoca vivipara chromosome 14, rZooViv1.1, whole genome shotgun sequence genome harbors these coding sequences:
- the FAM234A gene encoding protein FAM234A has translation MESKDLEAEIHPLKNDEGKGPEGLANCTQKEAAPKKLKRLSQWRTAAFFLSLFLCLTVVFAFSFIIPCPVRPISQRMWSRTYEDAATYAFLALRDVNKDRVQDVLFAFKAANANSNSTNSSCSSQGLASPCAFLAAHSGTNGSTLWQRPVAQELLLMDCSGQHEHTPACLIVGEPDILEAISLETGQTLWKEPADLRPNSTVLSPLLKIPDVNGDGTSDLLVFTEMEEEIQAHFYSGKHGTQIGSAGTLHLLGHVSYLMQVTPKGSYYVLLYTAKALYAFSLKALCEMAFISPVHSSSGLTEDPHWEMAINSATHQITLLSTGEIQYLTKMPVTSSADFLVSRSNMLELVDGQHLGSMWVTETPRILSKPVLGSYRKDEVDVILVTRESSRKKVLVIGGTSGDTEWEAGLQLLSGADTPRPATLPTADRRSIFLFWGLYQRDANGTGSWDGAQQHLYLFHPALPNVLLEASNGTEHIVAFEGVLFERSRHACYVLLTGPQVGQPPGQVVLSKQKLKEAIAGSRVIWLNQVVQDSEQNVREHFLRMRYRSPR, from the exons ATGGAGAGCAAAGACCTGGAAGCCGAGATCCACCCGCTCAAGAACGACGAGGGCAAAGGTCCCGAGGGCCTGGCCAACTGCACCCAGAAGGAAGCggcccccaagaagctcaagcgGCTCTCGCAATGGCGTACGGCAGCCTTCTTCCTCTCCCTGTTCCTGTGCCTCACGGTGGTGTTTGCCTTCTCCTTTATTATCCCATGCCCTGTGAGGCCCATTTCCCAAAGGATGTGGAGCAGAACGTACGAGGACGCAG CGACCTACGCATTCCTGGCCTTGCGGGACGTCAACAAGGACCGGGTGCAGGATGTCCTCTTTGCCTTCAAGGCTGCCAATGCCAACAGCAACAGCACCAACAGCTCTTGCTCCAGCCAAG gcTTGGCCTCCCCCTGTGCCTTCCTGGCCGCTCATTCAGGCACCAACGGCAGCACGCTCTGGCAGAGGCCTGTCGCCCAAGAGCTCCTGCTGATGGACTGCTCTGGGCAGCATGAGCACACCCCAGCCTGCCTCATTGTAGGGGAGCCGGACATCCTGGAAGCCATCAGCTTGGAGACAG GCCAGACTCTGTGGAAGGAGCCTGCCGACCTCAGGCCTAATTCGACAGTGCTGAGTCCATTGCTGAAGATCCCAGACGTCAACGGAGACGGCACTTCTGACCTTTTGGTCTTCACTGAGATGGAAGAGGAG ATTCAAGCCCACTTCTATTCAGGGAAACATGGCACCCAGATTGGATCGGCTGGCACCTTGCATCTTCTGGGACATGTCAGCTACCTCATGCAAGTCACTCCGAAGGGCTCCTACTATGTGCTCCTGTACACAG caAAGGCCCTTTATGCCTTCTCTCTGAAAGCGCTTTGTGAGATGGCGTTCATCTCTCCTGTCCACAGCAGCTCTGGTCTGACAGAAGATCCCCACTGGGAGATGGCCATCAACAGTGCTACGCACCAAATCACCTTGCTCAG CACGGGAGAAATCCAGTACCTGACAAAGATGCCTGTGACTTCGAGCGCCGATTTTCTGGTTTCAAGATCGAACATGCTTGAGCTGGTGGACGGGCAGCACTTGGGCTCGATGTGGGTCACAGAGACACCCCGCATCCTAAG CAAACCCGTGCTCGGATCCTACAGGAAGGATGAGGTCGACGTTATTCTTGTGACCAGAGAGTCTTCCAGGAAGAAG gtcCTGGTCATCGGAGGCACCTCTGGAGACACCGAGTGGGAGGCCGGCCTGCAGCTGCTCTCGGGCGCTGACACCCCCCGGCCGGCCACCCTGCCCACTGCCGACCGCAGATCGATCTTCCTCTTCTGGGGCCTGTACCAGAGGGATGCAAACGGAACG GGGTCCTGGGACGGCGCCCAGCAGCACCTGTACCTGTTCCACCCCGCCTTGCCCAACGTCCTCCTGGAGGCGAGCAACGGCACGGAGCACATCGTGGCCTTTGAGG GGGTGCTCTTTGAGCGGAGCCGCCATGCCTGCTATGTTCTCCTGACGGGGCCCCAGGTGGGGCAGCCCCCTGGGCAGGTGGTGCTGTCGAAGCAGAAGCTGAAGGAGGCCATCGCCGGCAGCCGCGTGATCTGGCTCAACCAGGTGGTGCAGGACAGCGAGCAGAACGTCCGGGAGCACTTCCTCCGGATGAGGTACCGCAGCCCCCGCTGA
- the TRAP1 gene encoding heat shock protein 75 kDa, mitochondrial encodes MARLEVLRGGRCLLRLLVRPGAAAAAAAGAGPRAALLPRPAPSLLPPGLSWASRKSYSSQAAQNDEEAPPLHRLTSNPEALPGSASRHEFQAETKELLDIVARSLYSEKEVFIRELISNCSDALEKLRHKMMSKGEVLPELEIHLETDSKQGTITIQDTGIGMTQEELISNLGTIARSGSKAFLDTLRNQAEAGSRIIGQFGVGFYSAFMVADRVEVFSQSAEPGSPGYCWHSDGSGTFEILEASGVQTGTKIILHLKEDCKEFANEERVKEVITKYSNFVGYPLFLNGRRVNAMQALWTLEPKDIGDWQHKEFYRFIAQAYDEPRYVLHYKTDAPINIRSIFYVPEAKPSMFDVSRELGSSVSLYSRKVLILTKAADILPKWLRFLKGVVDSEDLPLNLSRELLQESALVRKLRGVLQQRLIKFFIEQSKKDPEKYAKFFEDYGLFMREGIVTIAEQDVKEDIAKLLRYESSALPAGQLTSLSDYAGRMQAGSRNIYYLCSPNRHLAEHSPYYEAMKKKDVEVLFCYEQFDELTLLHLREFDKKKLMSVETDIVVDHYKEEKFEEKHPGEESLSASVAEELLAWMRNALGPRVAAIKVTPRLEMHPAMITVLEMGAARHFLRMQQLAKTTEERAQILQPTLEINTGHALIQKLNQLRSSQPDLALMLLDQIYDNAMIAAGLNDDPRPMVNRLNELLAKALEKH; translated from the exons ATGGCGAGGTTGGAGGTGCTGCGCGGCGGGCGATGCCTCCTCCGTCTCCTGGTCCGCCcgggagcagcggcggcggcggcggcgggagcag GTCCAAGGGCTGCACTCCTGCCCCGACCGGCCCCTTCGCTGCTGCCTCCAGGGCTGAGCTGGGCGTCCAGGAAGAGCTACAGCTCTCAAGCTGCCCAGAACGATGAGGAGGCCCCTCCGCTGCACCGGCTGACCAGCAACCCTGAGGCACTCCCAG GTTCTGCCTCCAGGCACGAGTTTCAAGCAGAGACCAAGGAGCTGCTGGATATCGTGGCCCGCTCTCTCTACTCGGAGAAGGAG GTGTTTATCCGAGAGCTGATCTCCAACTGCAGTGATGCTTTAGAAAAATTGCGCCACAAGATGATGTCCAAAGGGGAGGTCCTGCCAGAACTGGAAATCCACCTTGAGACAGACTCCAAACAAGGAACCATCACCATCCAG GACACAGGCATCGGGATGACCCAGGAGGAGCTAATCTCTAATCTTGGGACCATCGCCAGGTCTGGCTCCAAG GCCTTCCTGGACACGCTGCGGAACCAGGCAGAAGCCGGCAGCAGGATCATTGGCCAGTTTGGAGTGGGCTTCTACTCGGCCTTCATGGTGGCGGATCGGGTGGAAGTTTTCTCACAGTCCGCAGAGCCAGGCAGCCCTGGGTACTGTTGGCACTCGGATGG ATCTGGGACATTTGAGATCTTGGAAGCCTCTGGAGTTCAAACAGGGACGAAAATAATTCTCCACCTCAAGGAAGACTGCAAGGAGTTCGCCAACGAGGAGCGCGTCAAAG AGGTCATCACAAAGTACAGCAACTTTGTTGGCTACCCCCTCTTCCTCAACGGTCGGCGTGTCAACGCCATGCAG GCCCTCTGGACCCTGGAGCCAAAGGACATCGGGGACTGGCAGCACAAGGAGTTCTACCGCTTCATTGCTCAGGCCTACGACGAGCCGCGCTACGTCCTGCATTACAAGACAGATGCGCCTATCAATATCCGCAGCATCTTCTATGTCCCAGAGGCG AAGCCCTCTATGTTTGACGTCAGCCGGGAGCTGGGCTCCAGCGTCTCTCTCTACAGCCGCAAGGTCCTCATCCTGACCAAAGCCGCAGACATCTTGCCGAAATGGCTCCGCTTCCTGAAAG GAGTTGTGGACAGCGAAGATCTCCCTCTGAACCTCAGCCGGGAGCTGCTCCAGGAGAGCGCACTCGTCAG GAAGCTCCGGGGAGTCTTGCAGCAGAGGCTGATCAAGTTCTTCATTGAGCAGAGCAAGAAGGACCCTGAGAAGTACGCCAAGTTCTTTGAGGACTACGGGCTCTTCATGCGCGAAGGGATTGTCACAATCGCTGAGCAGGATGTCAAG GAAGACATAGCTAAGCTGCTTCGCTACGAGTCATCGGCactgcccgctggccagctgaCCAGCCTCTCGGACTACGCCGGCCGCATGCAGGCCGGCAGCCGGAACATCTACTACCTGTGCTCTCCCAACCGCCACCTGGCCGAGCACTCGCCCTACTACGAAGCCATGAAGAAGAAGGATGTGGAG GTGCTCTTCTGCTACGAGCAGTTTGATGAACTGACCCTCCTGCACCTCCGGGAGTTTGACAAGAAGAAGCTGATGTCTGTGGAGACGGATATCGTCGTCGACCACTACAAGGAGGAGAAGTTTGAGGAGAAGCACCCAG gagAAGAGTCTCTGAGTGCCTCGGTTGCAGAGGAGCTCCTGGCCTGGATGAGGAATGCGCTTGGTCCACGGGTTGCTGCCATCAAG GTGACTCCGCGCCTGGAGATGCACCCGGCCATGATCACCGTGCTGGAAATGGGTGCCGCCCGCCACTTCCTCCGGATGCAGCAGCTGGCCAAGACCACCGAGGAGCGAGCCCAGATCCTGCAGCCCACACTGGAGATCAATACCGG GCATGCTCTGATCCAGAAGCTCAACCAGCTCCGCTCCAGCCAGCCTGATCTGGCCCTTATGCTGCTTGACCAG ATCTACGACAACGCCATGATAGCAGCAGGCCTGAATGATGACCCCCGGCCGATGGTGAACCGGCTGAACGAGCTCCTTGCCAAAGCCCTGGAGAAGCACTGA